The Microbacter sp. GSS18 genome has a segment encoding these proteins:
- the acsA gene encoding acetate--CoA ligase, whose translation MKALAPTHWPTIAKDTSDRAVPPNLADYQATREAFSWDEERRTLTGLPGGHVNIAYEAVDRHAEGDQGHRDAFRFVRADGGIHALTYAQLSHETDRFASLLRTLGVQHGERVYSLLGRVPELYIAALGTMKHGAVFCPLFSAFGPEPVRQRLDLGSGAVLVTTRALYKRKVARQRADLPSLRHVLLIDADGEPEPDTIDLAEAIADVPEYGPIAETGPEDMALLHFTSGTTGRPKGAIHVHDAVTAHSATGRYALDLHPDDIYWCTADPGWVTGTSYGIIAPLVHGVTAVVDEDEFDAERWYRILAEQKVTVWYTAPTAIRMLMKAGAERAKQYDLSSLRFIASVGEPLNPEAVVWGEEAFGLPIHDNWWQTETGGIMIANYASMDIRPGSMGRPLPGIEAAIVARDADGEPIVHDGEAALVTDPNVSGELALRPGWPSMFRGYLNEEERYRKSFVGGWYLTGDLARRDEDGYFWFVGRAGDVIKSSGHLIGPFEVESSLMEHPAVAEVGVIGVPDEVAGEVVMAFVELKPGFEASESLKRELIGFARKRLGAAVAPRELEFTDALPKTRSGKILRRLLKARELGLPEGDTSTLESGR comes from the coding sequence ATGAAGGCATTGGCGCCGACACACTGGCCGACGATCGCCAAGGACACCAGCGATCGCGCCGTTCCCCCCAACCTCGCGGACTATCAGGCCACGCGAGAGGCATTCAGCTGGGACGAGGAACGCCGAACGCTCACGGGTCTTCCGGGCGGTCACGTGAACATCGCCTACGAGGCGGTCGACCGACATGCCGAGGGCGATCAGGGTCATCGTGACGCGTTCCGCTTCGTCCGTGCGGACGGCGGCATCCACGCCCTGACCTACGCGCAGCTGTCCCACGAGACGGATCGCTTCGCGAGCCTGCTGCGCACCCTCGGCGTGCAGCACGGAGAGCGCGTCTACTCCCTGCTCGGCCGCGTGCCCGAGCTGTACATCGCCGCGCTCGGGACGATGAAGCACGGTGCGGTGTTCTGCCCGCTGTTCTCGGCCTTCGGCCCCGAGCCGGTCCGGCAGCGACTCGACCTCGGCTCGGGCGCGGTGCTCGTCACCACCCGTGCCCTCTACAAGAGGAAGGTCGCCCGTCAGCGCGCCGACCTCCCATCGCTGCGGCACGTGCTGCTGATCGATGCCGACGGCGAGCCCGAGCCCGACACGATCGACCTCGCCGAGGCGATCGCCGACGTTCCCGAGTACGGTCCCATCGCCGAGACCGGGCCCGAGGACATGGCGCTGCTGCACTTCACGAGCGGCACGACGGGGCGGCCGAAGGGGGCGATCCACGTCCACGACGCCGTGACCGCGCACTCCGCGACCGGCCGCTACGCCCTCGATCTGCACCCGGACGACATCTACTGGTGCACGGCCGACCCCGGGTGGGTGACGGGGACCTCGTACGGGATCATCGCGCCGCTCGTCCACGGCGTCACGGCCGTGGTCGATGAGGACGAGTTCGACGCCGAGCGCTGGTACCGCATCCTCGCGGAGCAGAAGGTGACCGTCTGGTACACGGCGCCGACGGCGATCCGGATGCTGATGAAGGCCGGCGCCGAACGCGCGAAGCAGTACGACCTGTCGTCCCTGCGCTTCATCGCGAGCGTCGGCGAGCCGCTCAACCCCGAGGCCGTCGTCTGGGGGGAGGAGGCTTTCGGTCTTCCCATCCACGACAACTGGTGGCAGACCGAGACCGGCGGCATCATGATCGCCAACTACGCGTCGATGGACATCCGTCCGGGCTCCATGGGCCGCCCGCTGCCGGGCATCGAGGCGGCGATCGTCGCCCGGGACGCCGACGGCGAGCCGATCGTGCACGACGGCGAGGCAGCCCTCGTCACCGATCCGAACGTGAGCGGCGAACTCGCGCTGCGGCCGGGCTGGCCGTCGATGTTCCGCGGCTACCTCAACGAAGAGGAGCGCTACCGGAAGAGCTTCGTCGGCGGGTGGTACCTGACCGGCGACCTCGCGCGACGCGACGAGGACGGCTACTTCTGGTTCGTCGGCCGCGCCGGCGACGTCATCAAGTCGTCCGGCCACCTCATCGGTCCGTTCGAGGTCGAGAGCTCCCTCATGGAGCACCCGGCCGTCGCCGAAGTCGGAGTCATCGGAGTCCCCGACGAGGTCGCCGGCGAGGTGGTGATGGCTTTCGTCGAACTCAAGCCTGGCTTCGAGGCATCCGAATCGCTCAAGCGCGAGCTCATCGGGTTCGCGCGCAAGCGCCTGGGCGCCGCCGTCGCCCCACGTGAGCTGGAGTTCACCGACGCCCTGCCCAAGACCCGCAGCGGCAAGATCCTGCGCCGCCTGCTGAAGGCCCGCGAGCTGGGCCTGCCCGAGGGCGACACATCGACGCTGGAGTCGGGACGATGA
- the pdhA gene encoding pyruvate dehydrogenase (acetyl-transferring) E1 component subunit alpha translates to MSDETTAARIAADPDHARHLLTQMERVRRFEEACVEQYSATNIRGFLHVSIGEEAIAAGAMEVLRPDDAVVATYREHGHALMRGVPANTIMAEMYGKAEGCCRGRGGSMHLFDAETRFYGGNAIVAGGLPIAVGLGLADKMMGRDRVTVCFFGEGAMAEGAFHESINLAALWDLPVLFCCENNLYAMGTALDRSESQTDMALKAAGYEVASWAVDGMDVLAVEDAVRRAVDAIRAGAGPHFLELRTYRFRAHSMFDPERYRSQAEVEEWMERGPIRHLRAALEAAGELTDEDWAAIEKQADDEVQAAVAFADAGTLEPVSELMRFVHSERTAS, encoded by the coding sequence ATGAGCGATGAGACCACGGCCGCCCGCATCGCGGCGGACCCCGACCACGCCAGGCACCTGCTGACGCAGATGGAGCGCGTGCGCCGCTTCGAGGAGGCGTGCGTCGAGCAGTACAGCGCGACCAACATCCGCGGGTTCCTCCACGTCTCGATCGGCGAGGAGGCGATCGCGGCGGGGGCGATGGAGGTGCTCCGGCCCGACGACGCCGTCGTCGCCACCTACCGCGAGCACGGGCACGCGCTCATGCGCGGCGTGCCGGCGAACACCATCATGGCCGAGATGTACGGCAAGGCCGAGGGATGCTGCCGCGGACGCGGCGGTTCGATGCACCTGTTCGACGCCGAAACGCGGTTCTACGGCGGCAACGCGATCGTCGCGGGCGGACTGCCGATCGCCGTGGGTCTGGGGCTCGCCGACAAGATGATGGGCCGTGATCGCGTGACCGTCTGCTTCTTCGGCGAGGGGGCGATGGCCGAGGGGGCCTTCCACGAGAGCATCAACCTCGCCGCCCTGTGGGACCTGCCGGTGCTGTTCTGCTGCGAGAACAACCTGTACGCGATGGGGACGGCGCTGGACCGTTCGGAGTCGCAGACCGACATGGCGCTGAAGGCCGCCGGCTACGAGGTGGCCTCGTGGGCGGTCGACGGCATGGACGTGCTCGCCGTCGAGGACGCCGTGCGGCGGGCCGTCGACGCGATCCGCGCGGGCGCGGGCCCTCACTTCCTCGAGCTGCGCACCTATCGCTTCCGGGCGCACTCCATGTTCGATCCCGAGCGCTACCGGTCGCAGGCCGAGGTCGAGGAGTGGATGGAGCGCGGGCCCATCCGGCATCTGCGCGCCGCGCTCGAAGCGGCCGGCGAGCTCACCGACGAGGACTGGGCCGCGATCGAGAAGCAGGCCGACGACGAGGTGCAGGCGGCCGTGGCGTTCGCCGACGCCGGGACGCTCGAACCGGTCTCGGAGCTCATGCGCTTCGTCCACAGTGAACGGACCGCATCATGA
- a CDS encoding alpha-ketoacid dehydrogenase subunit beta, producing MKTTYREAMRAAIRDAMQRDDRVFLMGEDVGRYGGGFAVSLGLLEEFGPTRIRDTPLSENGFTGAGIGAALGGMRPIVEIMTVNFSLLALDQIVNNAAALLHMSGGQFNVPLVIRMTTGGGRQLAAQHSHSLEGWMTHIPGIRVLAPATLEDARGMLWTALEDPDPVLIYEHGSLYNVAGELADDAGPVDIDRAAVRREGADVSIITYGGTLPTALEAADTLAGQGIDAEVLDLRVLRPLDDAAILATVAKTHRAVIVDEGWRSGSLSAEISARITESAFYDLDAPVGRVCRAEVPVPYAHHLEQAALPSAEGVVAAAREAVGVDG from the coding sequence ATGAAGACCACCTACCGCGAAGCGATGCGCGCCGCGATCCGCGACGCGATGCAGCGCGACGACCGCGTCTTCCTGATGGGTGAGGACGTCGGGCGCTACGGCGGTGGATTCGCCGTGAGCCTGGGCCTGCTCGAGGAGTTCGGGCCCACGCGCATCCGCGACACCCCCCTGTCGGAGAACGGCTTCACCGGCGCCGGCATCGGCGCGGCGCTGGGCGGCATGCGGCCGATCGTCGAGATCATGACGGTCAACTTCAGCCTGCTCGCGCTCGACCAGATCGTGAACAACGCCGCGGCGCTGCTGCACATGTCGGGCGGGCAGTTCAACGTGCCGCTCGTCATCCGCATGACCACCGGCGGCGGGCGGCAGCTGGCCGCGCAGCACTCGCACAGCCTCGAAGGCTGGATGACGCACATCCCCGGCATCCGCGTGCTCGCACCCGCGACGCTCGAGGACGCCCGGGGCATGCTCTGGACGGCCCTCGAGGATCCCGATCCGGTGCTGATCTACGAGCACGGGTCGCTGTACAACGTCGCCGGAGAACTCGCCGACGACGCCGGGCCCGTCGACATCGACCGTGCCGCGGTGCGCCGTGAGGGAGCGGATGTCTCGATCATCACGTACGGCGGCACGCTGCCGACCGCGCTCGAGGCGGCGGACACCCTCGCCGGTCAGGGCATCGACGCCGAAGTGCTCGATCTGCGCGTGCTGCGGCCGCTCGACGATGCCGCGATCCTCGCGACCGTCGCCAAGACCCACCGCGCGGTGATCGTCGACGAAGGATGGCGAAGCGGCAGTCTGTCGGCGGAGATCAGCGCGCGCATCACCGAGTCGGCGTTCTACGATCTGGACGCACCGGTCGGACGGGTCTGCCGGGCCGAGGTGCCGGTGCCGTACGCGCACCATCTCGAGCAGGCCGCCCTGCCCTCGGCCGAGGGCGTCGTGGCCGCGGCGCGTGAGGCGGTGGGCGTCGATGGGTGA
- a CDS encoding 2-oxo acid dehydrogenase subunit E2: MPSLGADMTEGKLVEWLVHPGDHVDRGDIIAEVDTEKTVMEVETFEGGTVAELLIEPGETVPVGTPIARIGAADAGSPTPTPTPKAEAVPEPEPEPEPAAAAAPVAASGHAPEPAAHEPVAHATPPVRHLAHELGVDLEHLHGSGRGGAITRADVEAAASEDHAVAAMPVPATANTPARTDRVRSSPAARRLAAELGVDLAAVHGTGPAGAVTLDDVRRAPAPPRVPAAAEPVTPPAAPVAEPPAAREEPEDRTEKLHRAVGALMSRSKQEIPHYYLSTTIDLRAAMDWMKRTNTGRPITKRLVASALLLAATAQAAKRAPRMNGFFVDGGFQASPAVNLGVAMALRGGGLVAPAIHDADALGLDDLMSQLRDLAKRAQAGRLHRAEMADPTITVTNLGDLGVESIFGVIYPPQVALVGFGRVIDRPVARDGLLGVHPTVVATLSADHRASDGMEGGRFLALIDELLQNPEEL, from the coding sequence ATGCCGTCCCTCGGTGCGGACATGACCGAGGGAAAGCTCGTCGAGTGGCTGGTCCATCCCGGCGACCACGTCGACCGCGGCGACATCATCGCCGAGGTCGACACCGAGAAGACCGTCATGGAGGTCGAGACCTTCGAGGGCGGAACCGTCGCCGAGCTGCTGATCGAGCCAGGCGAGACGGTTCCCGTCGGAACGCCCATCGCGCGCATCGGCGCCGCCGACGCCGGTTCGCCGACGCCCACGCCCACGCCCAAGGCCGAGGCCGTGCCCGAGCCCGAGCCCGAGCCCGAGCCCGCGGCCGCGGCCGCGCCCGTCGCGGCTTCCGGCCATGCGCCCGAGCCGGCCGCGCACGAGCCGGTCGCGCACGCCACGCCGCCCGTGCGCCACCTCGCCCACGAACTCGGCGTCGATCTCGAGCACCTCCACGGCAGCGGACGAGGCGGAGCCATCACGCGCGCCGACGTCGAGGCCGCTGCCTCCGAAGACCACGCCGTCGCCGCCATGCCCGTGCCGGCGACGGCGAACACACCCGCTCGGACCGACCGTGTGCGGTCGTCGCCGGCGGCCCGCCGGCTCGCAGCCGAGCTCGGCGTCGATCTCGCCGCCGTCCACGGCACGGGGCCGGCCGGCGCGGTCACGCTCGACGATGTGCGCCGCGCGCCGGCACCCCCGCGGGTCCCGGCCGCCGCCGAGCCGGTCACGCCGCCCGCAGCCCCAGTCGCCGAGCCCCCCGCCGCGCGTGAGGAACCCGAGGATCGCACCGAGAAGCTCCACCGCGCCGTCGGCGCGCTCATGTCGCGCTCGAAGCAGGAGATCCCGCACTACTACCTGAGCACGACCATCGACCTGCGCGCCGCGATGGACTGGATGAAGCGGACGAACACCGGCCGCCCGATCACGAAGCGCCTGGTCGCCTCGGCGCTGCTGCTGGCCGCCACGGCTCAGGCCGCGAAGCGTGCGCCGCGCATGAACGGCTTCTTCGTCGACGGCGGTTTCCAGGCGAGCCCGGCCGTGAACCTCGGTGTCGCGATGGCGCTGCGCGGCGGCGGACTGGTCGCTCCGGCGATCCACGACGCCGACGCGCTCGGCCTCGACGACCTCATGTCCCAGCTGCGCGACCTCGCCAAGCGCGCTCAGGCCGGACGCCTGCACCGCGCCGAGATGGCCGACCCGACGATCACCGTGACGAACCTCGGCGATCTCGGCGTCGAGTCGATCTTCGGCGTCATCTACCCGCCGCAGGTGGCTCTCGTCGGCTTCGGCCGCGTGATCGATCGGCCGGTCGCGCGCGACGGCCTGCTGGGCGTGCATCCGACGGTCGTCGCGACGCTGTCGGCGGACCACCGGGCCAGCGACGGCATGGAGGGCGGGCGCTTCCTCGCCCTCATCGACGAACTGCTCCAGAATCCGGAGGAATTGTGA
- a CDS encoding phosphopantetheine-binding protein, with amino-acid sequence MNAQDARAAVFAALDEVAPDVDTSDLDTSWRLRQDLEIDSLDFLRLLEVLSEATGVDTPEEDYSSLSTVQQLIDYIARRG; translated from the coding sequence GTGAACGCACAGGATGCCCGCGCCGCTGTCTTCGCGGCGCTCGACGAGGTCGCGCCCGACGTCGACACGTCGGACCTCGACACGTCGTGGCGGCTCAGGCAGGACCTCGAGATCGACTCCCTCGACTTCCTGCGGCTGCTGGAGGTGCTCTCCGAGGCCACCGGGGTGGACACGCCCGAAGAGGACTACTCATCGCTCTCGACCGTCCAGCAGCTGATCGACTACATCGCGAGGCGCGGCTGA
- a CDS encoding 2TM domain-containing protein, with amino-acid sequence MSDTTGMSAEQMAERRAKALVGLLWHLGAYIIVNGFMWFLDWWTGEGIQWAFWISISWGIGLLFHVLAWFLDGRQFERRLTQHYLEKERQAKP; translated from the coding sequence ATGTCCGACACAACCGGCATGTCCGCCGAACAGATGGCGGAGCGTCGGGCCAAGGCCCTGGTGGGCCTGCTCTGGCACCTCGGCGCATACATCATCGTGAATGGCTTCATGTGGTTCCTCGACTGGTGGACGGGCGAGGGGATCCAATGGGCTTTCTGGATCTCGATCTCGTGGGGGATCGGGCTGCTGTTCCACGTGCTCGCCTGGTTCCTCGACGGTCGTCAGTTCGAGCGTCGCCTCACGCAGCACTACCTCGAGAAGGAGCGGCAGGCCAAGCCGTGA
- a CDS encoding IclR family transcriptional regulator codes for MTAAESSPAARHALAILRHLSAQRGPVTAASIAAELELPRSTVYRLLGALEDFGFALHLPEERRYGIGLAAFELSSGFSRQEPLTRLGGPVLAALVDRLGESGHLAVLHGRDVIYLIEERAPRRPSLVSDVGVRLPSHLTASGLAMLAELPKPQLRALFPDATAFARRGEQAISSYSALSRLLVDVRARGHATENGEITVGLSSVAVAVRDHTGWPIASIAVTFASDLAQETVAGIVAQVTAAASDLSRRVQGRPAAANRLAAGAQPGRRLAPALT; via the coding sequence ATGACCGCCGCCGAATCCTCGCCCGCCGCGCGCCACGCGCTGGCGATCCTGCGACACCTGTCGGCGCAGCGCGGACCCGTGACGGCGGCGAGCATCGCCGCCGAGCTCGAGCTGCCGCGCTCGACGGTGTACCGCCTGCTCGGGGCCCTCGAGGACTTCGGGTTCGCACTCCACCTTCCCGAGGAGCGGCGCTACGGCATCGGGCTCGCCGCGTTCGAGCTCAGCTCGGGGTTCTCGCGGCAGGAGCCGCTGACACGACTCGGCGGACCCGTGCTCGCCGCGCTCGTCGACCGGCTCGGCGAGAGCGGCCACCTCGCGGTGCTGCACGGCCGCGACGTCATCTACCTCATCGAGGAGCGGGCGCCACGGCGCCCCTCCCTCGTCTCGGACGTCGGCGTGCGCCTGCCCAGCCACCTGACCGCGAGCGGCCTGGCGATGCTGGCCGAACTGCCCAAGCCGCAGCTGCGGGCCCTGTTCCCCGACGCGACCGCGTTCGCGCGGCGGGGCGAGCAGGCGATCTCGAGCTACTCGGCGCTCTCGCGCCTGCTCGTGGACGTGCGGGCTCGCGGCCACGCGACCGAGAACGGCGAGATCACCGTGGGGCTGTCGTCGGTGGCGGTCGCGGTGCGCGACCACACGGGTTGGCCCATCGCGAGCATCGCGGTGACGTTCGCGTCCGACCTGGCACAGGAGACGGTCGCCGGGATCGTCGCGCAGGTCACCGCCGCGGCATCCGACTTGTCGCGGCGCGTCCAGGGTCGCCCGGCGGCGGCGAACCGGCTCGCCGCCGGCGCGCAGCCGGGCCGCCGTCTCGCACCGGCCCTCACATGA
- the hutH gene encoding histidine ammonia-lyase → MLTTAHARTVVVGTGPVSMEDVVAVARRNAPVEIGEDARAAVLASRRAIEELATDPAPHYGISTGFGALATTFIGADKRTQLQQSLIRSHAAGSGGEVEREVVRALMLLRLSTLLTGRTGVRLETAEAYASILNAGITPVVREYGSLGCSGDLAPLSHCALAVMGEGEVRDADGILTTAAEALAAAGIAPVVLAEKEGLALVNGTDGMLGMLVLAIHDLRMLATTADITAAMSVEALLGTDAVFADDLQRLRPQLGQRDAADNMLRVLAGSAVVASHRSDDCTRVQDAYSLRCAPQVHGAARDTIAHATLIAERELASAIDNPVVTLDHRVESNGNFHGAPVAYVLDFLAIAAADVASMSERRTDRMLDPARSHGLPAFLAYDAGVDSGLMIAQYTAAGIVSELKRLAAPASVDSIPSSAMQEDHVSMGWAAARKLRRAVDGLTRVLAIEALTAARALDMRAPLAPAAATAAVVARIRARVEGPGPDRFLAPEIESVVEEVAAGDLRAAAEAVVDTLA, encoded by the coding sequence ATGCTCACTACCGCCCACGCCCGCACCGTCGTCGTCGGCACCGGTCCCGTCTCGATGGAGGACGTCGTCGCGGTCGCGCGACGCAACGCGCCCGTCGAGATCGGCGAGGACGCCCGCGCCGCGGTACTGGCGAGCCGCCGGGCGATCGAAGAGCTCGCGACCGATCCCGCGCCGCACTACGGCATCTCGACCGGGTTCGGGGCCCTGGCGACCACGTTCATCGGGGCCGACAAGCGCACGCAGCTGCAGCAGAGCCTGATCCGCTCGCATGCCGCCGGCTCGGGCGGCGAGGTGGAGCGCGAGGTCGTCCGCGCGCTCATGCTGCTGCGCCTGTCGACGCTGCTGACCGGACGCACCGGTGTCCGGCTCGAGACCGCCGAGGCCTACGCCTCGATCCTGAACGCCGGCATCACCCCGGTGGTCCGCGAGTACGGCTCGCTCGGCTGCTCGGGCGACCTCGCGCCGCTGTCGCACTGCGCGCTCGCGGTCATGGGCGAAGGCGAGGTGCGCGATGCCGACGGCATCCTGACGACCGCCGCCGAGGCGCTCGCCGCAGCCGGCATCGCCCCCGTCGTGCTCGCCGAGAAGGAGGGCCTCGCGCTGGTCAACGGCACCGACGGCATGCTCGGGATGCTCGTGCTGGCGATCCACGACCTGCGGATGCTGGCGACGACCGCCGACATCACGGCAGCGATGAGCGTCGAGGCGCTGCTGGGCACCGACGCCGTCTTCGCCGACGACCTGCAGCGGCTGCGTCCGCAGCTCGGTCAGCGCGATGCCGCCGACAACATGCTCCGCGTGCTGGCGGGCTCCGCCGTCGTCGCCAGTCATCGCAGTGATGACTGCACGCGCGTGCAGGACGCCTACTCGCTGCGCTGCGCGCCGCAGGTGCACGGCGCAGCCCGCGACACGATCGCCCACGCGACGCTCATCGCCGAGCGCGAGCTCGCGTCGGCGATCGACAATCCGGTCGTCACCCTCGACCACCGCGTCGAGTCCAACGGCAACTTCCACGGTGCGCCCGTGGCCTACGTCCTCGACTTCCTCGCGATCGCCGCCGCCGACGTCGCGAGCATGTCGGAGCGCCGCACCGACCGCATGCTCGACCCGGCGCGCAGCCACGGCCTGCCGGCGTTCCTCGCCTACGACGCGGGCGTCGACTCCGGCCTGATGATCGCGCAGTACACCGCTGCGGGCATCGTGTCCGAGCTCAAGCGCCTCGCCGCGCCCGCCTCGGTCGACTCGATCCCGTCGTCGGCGATGCAGGAGGACCACGTCTCCATGGGCTGGGCCGCGGCGCGCAAGCTGCGCCGCGCCGTCGACGGCCTCACGCGCGTGCTCGCGATCGAGGCCCTCACCGCCGCACGAGCGCTCGACATGCGCGCCCCTCTCGCACCCGCCGCCGCCACGGCCGCCGTGGTCGCTCGCATCCGCGCCCGCGTCGAGGGCCCCGGCCCCGACCGCTTCCTCGCCCCCGAGATCGAATCCGTCGTCGAGGAGGTCGCCGCGGGTGACCTGCGCGCCGCCGCCGAAGCCGTCGTCGACACCCTCGCCTGA
- a CDS encoding urocanate hydratase has translation MTEHLPRTVRAARGSEITTKGWATEAPLRMLMNNLDPEVAERPDDLVVYGGTGRAARSWEAYDAIVRTLETLELDETLLVQSGKPVGVFRTHEWAPRVLIANSNLVGDWATWPEFRRLEQAGLTMYGQMTAGSWIYIGTQGILQGTYETFAAVADKRFGATLAGTLTLTGGAGGMGGAQPLAVTMNEGAVLIVDVDPARLQRRVEHGYLDEMTDDLDDAVARVLAAKAGRRALSVGLVGNAATVFPELLERGVPIDIVTDQTSAHDPLSYLPEGVGVEEWHAKAEADPEAFTAASRASMAKHVQAMVGFQDAGAEVFDYGNSIRAEAQLGGYDRAFAFPGFVPAYIRPLFAEGLGPFRWAALSGDPADIAATDRAILELFPENDKLRRWITGAAEKVHFEGLPARICWLGYKERHLAGLKFNEMVASGELSAPVVIGRDHLDSGSVASPYRETEAMADGSDAIADWPLLNALLNTASGATWVSLHHGGGVGIGRSIHAGQVVVADGTPLAAEKIERVLVNDPGTGVMRHVDAGYERAREVARERGLRIPMEEQA, from the coding sequence ATGACCGAGCACCTGCCCCGCACCGTCCGCGCAGCGCGCGGCTCCGAGATCACGACGAAAGGGTGGGCGACCGAGGCTCCCCTGCGCATGCTGATGAACAACCTCGACCCCGAGGTCGCCGAGCGTCCCGACGACCTCGTCGTCTACGGAGGCACGGGTCGCGCCGCCCGCAGCTGGGAGGCGTACGACGCGATCGTTCGCACCCTCGAGACGCTCGAGCTCGACGAGACGCTGCTGGTGCAGTCCGGCAAGCCGGTCGGCGTCTTCCGCACGCATGAGTGGGCGCCGCGCGTGCTGATCGCCAATTCCAACCTCGTCGGCGACTGGGCGACGTGGCCCGAGTTCCGCCGCCTCGAGCAGGCGGGTCTGACGATGTACGGCCAGATGACGGCGGGCTCCTGGATCTACATCGGCACGCAGGGCATCCTCCAGGGCACATACGAGACCTTCGCCGCGGTCGCCGACAAGCGGTTCGGCGCCACGCTCGCGGGCACCCTCACCCTGACCGGCGGGGCGGGAGGCATGGGCGGCGCGCAGCCGCTCGCCGTCACGATGAACGAAGGCGCCGTCCTGATCGTCGACGTCGACCCCGCGCGCCTGCAGCGCCGCGTCGAGCACGGGTATCTCGACGAGATGACCGACGACCTCGACGACGCGGTCGCACGCGTGCTCGCGGCGAAGGCGGGGCGTCGCGCCCTGTCGGTCGGCCTCGTCGGCAACGCCGCGACCGTCTTCCCCGAGCTGCTCGAGCGCGGCGTGCCGATCGACATCGTGACCGACCAGACTTCGGCGCACGACCCGCTGAGCTACCTGCCCGAGGGCGTCGGCGTCGAGGAGTGGCACGCGAAGGCCGAGGCCGACCCCGAGGCGTTCACGGCGGCATCCCGCGCCTCCATGGCCAAGCACGTCCAGGCGATGGTCGGGTTCCAGGACGCGGGAGCCGAAGTGTTCGACTACGGCAACTCGATCCGCGCCGAGGCGCAGCTGGGCGGCTATGACCGCGCGTTCGCGTTCCCCGGCTTCGTTCCGGCCTACATCCGCCCTCTCTTCGCCGAGGGTCTGGGGCCGTTCCGCTGGGCGGCGCTGTCCGGCGACCCGGCGGACATCGCCGCGACCGACCGCGCGATCCTCGAACTCTTCCCCGAGAACGACAAGCTGCGCCGGTGGATCACGGGCGCCGCCGAGAAGGTCCACTTCGAGGGGCTGCCGGCGCGCATCTGCTGGCTCGGGTACAAGGAGCGCCACCTCGCGGGCCTGAAGTTCAACGAGATGGTCGCGTCGGGCGAGCTGAGCGCCCCCGTCGTGATCGGCCGCGACCACCTCGACTCGGGCTCGGTCGCCTCGCCCTACCGCGAGACCGAGGCGATGGCCGACGGCTCGGACGCGATCGCCGACTGGCCGCTGCTGAACGCGCTGCTCAACACCGCCTCGGGCGCGACCTGGGTGTCGCTGCACCACGGCGGCGGCGTGGGCATCGGCCGGTCGATCCACGCCGGCCAGGTCGTGGTCGCCGACGGCACACCCCTGGCGGCGGAGAAGATCGAGCGCGTGCTCGTCAACGACCCCGGCACGGGCGTGATGCGCCATGTCGACGCCGGCTACGAGCGCGCCCGCGAGGTCGCCCGCGAGCGTGGCCTGCGCATCCCCATGGAGGAGCAGGCGTGA